In Pseudofrankia saprophytica, one genomic interval encodes:
- a CDS encoding ABC transporter substrate-binding protein, translating into MLGEADARTADAALPGSRRRPGRGAARSRSRDTTRGPRVRRGFELSRPTGLVVALVAVLAAACSAAPTDHTSSGPVGGTGCDTPGYSAGEIRLGFVYPDTGAGATAFTAARSGFIARIEQANAAGGIHGRKLVYTWRDDGSVATQNLETVRELVENDDVFGLVEASITASGGADYLRERGIPVTGVPAEQFWADPRYRNMFAYAYQFTDGPSVSTYGEYVKAQGGTRAAVVQNDVSPVDRDVTGRITSSLASVGIPTAPGRFLYNPNITNPVQLGQQLSQAHVDVVITTSNGPDLAALVRGMKTAGAPVKVIFAANGYDESLLNKYGSALSGLNVATSYVPFEIGSPAHQAYLGAMRQYSPELQPPDQQLALVAYIDTDLFLYGLDKAGDCPTRASYIDALRASTYDAGGLLPGPVDMTKDFGQVNLCYTFMKVNAAGTRYDVVPNPAATPDSRNRWCGHRLGQ; encoded by the coding sequence ATGCTCGGTGAGGCGGATGCGCGGACGGCCGACGCGGCCTTACCCGGCTCGCGGCGGCGACCGGGCCGCGGCGCGGCGCGCTCCCGCTCGCGAGACACCACCCGCGGCCCGCGGGTACGACGCGGATTCGAGCTGTCACGGCCGACCGGGTTGGTCGTCGCGCTGGTCGCGGTCCTCGCCGCGGCCTGTTCGGCGGCGCCGACCGATCACACGAGCAGCGGTCCCGTCGGCGGCACCGGCTGCGACACCCCCGGATACAGCGCGGGCGAGATCCGCCTGGGCTTCGTCTACCCGGACACCGGCGCGGGCGCCACCGCGTTCACCGCCGCCCGGAGCGGATTCATCGCGAGGATCGAGCAGGCGAACGCGGCCGGCGGGATCCACGGCCGCAAACTGGTCTACACCTGGCGCGACGACGGCAGCGTGGCCACCCAGAACCTCGAGACCGTCCGCGAGCTGGTCGAGAACGACGACGTCTTCGGCCTCGTCGAGGCATCCATCACCGCCTCCGGCGGAGCCGACTACCTGCGGGAGCGAGGCATCCCGGTGACAGGCGTCCCGGCCGAACAGTTCTGGGCCGACCCGCGATACCGCAACATGTTCGCGTACGCGTACCAGTTCACCGACGGGCCGTCGGTCTCGACGTACGGCGAATACGTCAAGGCGCAGGGCGGCACCCGGGCAGCCGTGGTCCAGAACGATGTCAGCCCGGTCGACCGGGACGTCACGGGGAGGATCACCAGCAGCCTCGCGTCCGTGGGCATCCCGACCGCGCCCGGCCGTTTCCTCTACAACCCGAACATCACCAACCCAGTCCAGCTGGGCCAGCAGCTGAGCCAGGCCCACGTCGACGTGGTGATCACCACCTCCAACGGCCCCGACCTGGCCGCACTCGTGCGGGGCATGAAGACGGCCGGCGCTCCGGTGAAGGTCATCTTCGCGGCCAACGGATATGACGAGAGCCTGCTCAACAAGTACGGCAGCGCGCTGAGCGGCCTGAACGTCGCCACCAGCTACGTCCCGTTCGAGATCGGCAGTCCCGCGCACCAGGCCTACCTGGGCGCGATGCGGCAGTACTCACCCGAACTTCAGCCACCCGACCAGCAACTCGCCCTGGTCGCGTACATCGACACCGACCTGTTCCTCTACGGACTGGACAAGGCCGGTGACTGCCCGACGCGCGCCTCCTACATCGATGCCCTGCGGGCCAGCACATACGACGCGGGCGGCCTGCTGCCGGGACCGGTCGACATGACCAAGGACTTCGGCCAGGTCAACCTCTGCTACACGTTCATGAAGGTCAACGCCGCCGGCACCCGGTACGACGTCGTCCCAAACCCGGCCGCCACTCCCGACAGCCGCAACCGCTGGTGCGGCCACCGGCTTGGCCAGTAG
- a CDS encoding flavin-containing monooxygenase yields MTADAHEAALDPALDYEVIVIGAGFGGLYALHELRGAGFSARAFESGGGVGGTWYWNRYPGARCDVESVDYCYSFSRELTAQWAWSERFAGQPEILRYAEYVAERFDLLPMITFDTRITSARYDDGDHTWTVETDRGRRLRCRFLVAAVGALSATQVPDIPGRDRFTGPIHHTGRWPHGGVDLAGKRVGVIGTGSSGIQAIPEIAAEAAHLTVFQRTPNYSLPARNRPMSSREIWVAQRDYEGLLASGSTNAGVYNAGTDRCALADPPERRAEEYEHRWAVGGTELMRTYTDTGRDLEANETLAEFVRGKIREIVADPDTAASLVPTDYPIGSKRICLDTGYFATYNRDNVTLVDLRREPITTITEAGIDTVAATYDLDALVFATGYDAMTGPLTRIDLRGADGDTLAERWSSGPRSLLGIAVAGFPNLFTLTGPGSPSVLANVIRANEQHVDWVVACLTYLRERGLTRIEADAEAQDAWAAHVHTVATHTLYLHARSWYLGANIDGKPRQFMPYIGGMVAYREACDDCAAAGYSGFALSGARRGSAATTPGMAAGPASTPTSAPAPAVKPA; encoded by the coding sequence ATGACCGCCGACGCGCATGAGGCGGCGCTCGACCCGGCGCTCGACTACGAGGTCATCGTCATCGGAGCCGGTTTCGGCGGCCTGTACGCCCTCCACGAGCTTCGCGGAGCCGGCTTCTCGGCCCGCGCGTTCGAGTCCGGCGGGGGCGTCGGCGGCACCTGGTACTGGAACCGTTACCCGGGGGCCCGCTGCGACGTCGAGAGCGTCGACTACTGCTATTCGTTCTCGCGCGAGCTGACCGCCCAGTGGGCCTGGTCCGAGCGGTTCGCCGGCCAGCCCGAGATCCTGCGGTACGCCGAGTACGTCGCGGAGCGCTTCGATCTGCTGCCGATGATCACTTTCGACACCCGGATCACCTCCGCGCGTTACGACGACGGCGACCACACCTGGACCGTCGAGACCGACCGGGGCCGGCGATTACGCTGCCGGTTCCTGGTGGCGGCGGTCGGCGCGCTCTCGGCGACGCAGGTGCCGGACATCCCCGGCCGCGACCGCTTCACCGGCCCCATCCACCACACCGGCCGGTGGCCGCACGGGGGAGTCGACCTCGCGGGCAAACGGGTCGGGGTGATCGGTACCGGCTCGTCGGGCATCCAGGCCATCCCTGAGATCGCCGCCGAGGCCGCCCACCTCACGGTCTTCCAGCGCACCCCGAACTACAGCCTGCCGGCCCGCAACCGGCCGATGTCCAGCCGCGAGATCTGGGTCGCCCAGCGCGACTACGAGGGACTGCTCGCCTCCGGCAGCACCAACGCGGGCGTGTACAACGCCGGGACCGACCGCTGCGCCTTGGCTGACCCGCCTGAGCGGCGCGCCGAGGAGTACGAACACCGCTGGGCCGTCGGCGGTACCGAGCTGATGCGCACCTACACCGACACCGGGCGCGACCTCGAGGCCAACGAGACACTCGCCGAGTTCGTCCGCGGGAAGATCCGCGAGATCGTCGCCGACCCGGACACCGCGGCCTCGCTCGTCCCGACCGACTACCCGATCGGCTCGAAGCGGATCTGCCTCGACACCGGCTACTTCGCGACCTACAACCGTGACAACGTCACGCTGGTCGACCTGCGACGCGAGCCGATCACGACGATCACCGAGGCCGGGATCGACACCGTGGCGGCGACGTACGACCTGGACGCGCTGGTCTTCGCGACCGGGTACGACGCCATGACCGGCCCGCTGACCCGCATCGACCTGCGCGGCGCGGATGGTGACACGCTCGCCGAGCGGTGGTCCAGCGGGCCGCGCAGCCTGCTGGGCATCGCCGTCGCCGGGTTCCCGAACCTGTTCACCCTGACCGGGCCGGGCAGTCCCTCGGTGCTGGCCAACGTGATCCGGGCGAACGAACAGCACGTCGACTGGGTCGTCGCCTGCCTCACCTACCTGCGCGAACGGGGCCTCACCCGCATCGAGGCCGACGCCGAGGCCCAGGACGCCTGGGCAGCCCACGTGCACACGGTCGCGACCCACACCCTGTATCTCCACGCGAGATCCTGGTACCTGGGCGCCAACATCGACGGCAAACCCCGGCAGTTCATGCCCTACATCGGCGGCATGGTCGCCTACCGCGAGGCATGTGACGACTGCGCCGCTGCCGGCTACTCGGGGTTCGCCCTGTCCGGCGCCCGCCGCGGATCCGCGGCCACGACCCCGGGTATGGCCGCGGGCCCGGCCTCTACCCCGACTTCGGCCCCGGCCCCGGCCGTGAAACCGGCCTGA
- a CDS encoding mycofactocin-coupled SDR family oxidoreductase has product MGRFDGRVVFISGGARGQGRSHAVRFASEGADVAIFDAPQRPGSIVYPLGTREEMAETAKLVEDLGRRCLTIVADVRDPAQVAEAVTETVGELGRLDFCLANAAVLSKSTIAKMTDDTWRDVIDINLTGVFNTLRAVLPTMLEQRFGRIVATSSLAGRTGQPYLGHYAAAKWGVIGLVKTLALEVATQGITVNAVLPTSVDTPMILSQEMLREMVPTENPTVADAAAAYGSSHAIPVPWVEAADISGAIAYLCSDDARYVTGETLSVTAGAMARNSA; this is encoded by the coding sequence ATGGGGCGGTTCGACGGACGTGTCGTCTTCATCTCTGGCGGAGCCCGCGGCCAGGGCAGGTCGCACGCCGTGCGGTTCGCGTCGGAGGGCGCCGATGTGGCGATCTTCGACGCTCCCCAGCGGCCCGGTTCCATCGTCTATCCGCTCGGAACGCGGGAGGAGATGGCCGAGACGGCCAAGCTGGTCGAGGACCTCGGCCGCCGGTGCCTGACGATCGTCGCCGACGTGCGCGATCCCGCTCAGGTCGCCGAAGCGGTCACCGAGACGGTCGGTGAGCTCGGCCGCCTCGACTTCTGCCTGGCCAACGCGGCGGTCCTGAGCAAGAGCACGATCGCGAAGATGACCGACGACACCTGGCGCGACGTCATCGACATCAACCTCACCGGCGTCTTCAACACCCTGCGCGCGGTACTGCCGACGATGCTCGAGCAGCGGTTCGGCCGGATCGTGGCCACCTCGTCGCTCGCCGGACGCACCGGCCAGCCCTACCTGGGGCACTATGCCGCCGCCAAGTGGGGCGTCATCGGCCTGGTCAAGACGCTCGCCCTCGAGGTCGCCACGCAGGGCATCACCGTCAACGCGGTGCTGCCGACCTCGGTGGACACGCCGATGATTCTCAGCCAGGAGATGCTGCGCGAGATGGTGCCGACCGAGAACCCGACGGTGGCCGACGCCGCGGCCGCCTACGGTTCGAGCCATGCCATCCCGGTGCCGTGGGTCGAGGCGGCCGACATCTCCGGCGCCATCGCCTACCTCTGCTCGGACGACGCCCGCTACGTCACCGGCGAGACCCTGTCGGTGACAGCCGGGGCCATGGCCCGGAACTCGGCGTAG
- a CDS encoding NYN domain-containing protein, with the protein MAGENTARLAVLIDADNASPASVEGLLAEVAKYGTAHVKRAYGDWTGTSLRGWKDQLLAQSIQPIQQFAYTSGKNATDAAMVIDAMDLLYSGRFDGFCIVSSDSDFTRLAQRVRESGLTVYGFGERKTPKAFVAACDKFIYVENLTDAEPIATAGVVPRLSTRPPTLQLKGDAELINLLRNSIDAASDDDGWATLASVGHIITKRKPDFDSRSYGYTKLSDLLTAISLFEVSRRSPGDGKPGIIYVRDKRSIHSEKPKITTLGG; encoded by the coding sequence ATGGCCGGCGAGAACACAGCCAGGCTCGCGGTACTGATCGACGCGGACAACGCGTCGCCCGCGAGCGTCGAGGGGCTGCTGGCCGAGGTCGCCAAGTACGGCACCGCGCACGTCAAACGTGCCTACGGGGACTGGACCGGAACCAGCCTGCGGGGCTGGAAGGACCAGTTGCTCGCCCAGTCGATCCAGCCCATCCAGCAGTTCGCCTACACCAGCGGCAAGAACGCCACCGACGCGGCGATGGTCATCGACGCGATGGACCTGCTGTACTCCGGCCGCTTCGACGGGTTCTGCATCGTCTCCAGCGACAGCGACTTCACCCGGCTCGCCCAGCGTGTGCGCGAGTCGGGGCTGACCGTGTACGGCTTCGGCGAGCGCAAGACCCCGAAGGCCTTCGTCGCCGCGTGCGACAAGTTCATCTACGTCGAGAACCTGACCGACGCCGAGCCCATCGCCACCGCCGGAGTGGTTCCCAGGCTGAGCACACGCCCACCCACGTTGCAGCTCAAGGGGGATGCCGAGCTGATCAACCTGCTGCGCAATTCGATAGACGCCGCCTCGGACGACGACGGCTGGGCGACGCTGGCCTCCGTGGGGCACATCATCACCAAGCGAAAGCCGGATTTCGACTCCAGGAGCTATGGCTACACCAAGCTCAGCGACCTGCTGACCGCGATCAGCCTGTTCGAGGTGAGTCGCCGCAGCCCTGGCGACGGAAAGCCCGGGATCATCTACGTACGCGACAAGCGGAGCATCCACAGCGAGAAACCCAAGATCACCACGCTGGGAGGGTGA
- a CDS encoding TetR/AcrR family transcriptional regulator, which translates to MTVAPTPGSRPGATTATRRRGDNLRKAIFDAVFEQLQAVGYANLTMDKVAAAARTSKTVLYRRWATKDDMINEALRDVLPSPAAVVLTGEVRADVHALLRCVQTSFTSTRGTALQLVSAEAGCERGFVRQAVIQHVVEPCIDLIFEVLRRGAERGEVRPEAASRLVASSGPAMLVQYSLLHSPLLPDEFVTSVVEQIVLPLTEQVPTSGDRLTSTTPTPVTAA; encoded by the coding sequence ATGACGGTCGCCCCCACCCCCGGCTCGCGCCCCGGCGCCACCACGGCCACGCGCCGCCGCGGCGACAACCTGCGAAAGGCGATCTTCGACGCCGTGTTCGAGCAGCTACAGGCGGTCGGCTACGCCAATCTGACCATGGACAAGGTCGCGGCGGCCGCGCGGACCAGCAAGACCGTCCTCTACCGCCGGTGGGCGACGAAGGACGACATGATCAACGAGGCGTTGCGGGACGTGCTGCCCTCGCCCGCCGCCGTGGTACTGACCGGCGAGGTACGCGCGGACGTACACGCACTGTTGCGGTGCGTGCAGACCTCCTTCACCTCGACCAGAGGGACGGCGCTCCAGCTCGTCTCCGCGGAGGCCGGCTGCGAGCGAGGGTTCGTTCGCCAGGCCGTCATCCAACACGTCGTCGAGCCCTGCATCGACCTGATCTTCGAGGTGCTGCGGCGCGGCGCCGAGCGCGGCGAGGTCCGCCCCGAAGCGGCGTCCCGGCTGGTGGCCAGCAGCGGTCCCGCGATGCTGGTCCAGTACTCCCTGCTCCACAGCCCGCTGCTACCCGACGAATTCGTCACCTCCGTCGTCGAGCAGATCGTGCTGCCCCTGACCGAGCAGGTTCCGACCAGCGGCGACCGGCTCACCTCGACGACACCCACACCCGTCACGGCCGCATAG
- a CDS encoding MFS transporter produces MSTAAAAAPREERPPGAPPRRIAPPDRTRGGVTLAVIVSSQLMLVLDTTIVNVALPDIQRALRFSPTDLAWVLNAYTLAFGGLLLLGGRAGDILGRLRVFQAGVLLFAAASLAGGLGTESWMLIACRVGQGVGAACASPNALALLTANFPEGPRRTKALAAWAAANGVGGSIGLILGGMLTTWVSWRWVMFINVPIAIGVAALAPRFVRGPTRSPGRFDVTGALTATVGLAALTYGFIRASSDGWDDIWTLAAFGLAVVVLTLFVAHEARTEQPVVPLRLVAEPARARSYFLLLLLLGSMFSMFFFTTQFLQEVLGFSALRAGLAFLPLSVGLLVSAQRTSTLLPRLGAKLLMLAGAALCGGGMGWLTQLSENTSYATGILGPMLLFGLGVGMLIVPLNISVVAGVDPKGAGAASSMMVVTQQVGAALGLAVLVTVYGAASRDAARNPPAGLDPRELHHHILAGGMAGAFTVATGFVAAVFLTVLLTWRNHQGQPSTEIQPSEASPSQAPGPAAADD; encoded by the coding sequence ATGTCGACAGCCGCGGCGGCGGCCCCGCGCGAGGAGCGTCCCCCCGGTGCTCCACCCCGCCGGATCGCTCCACCCGACCGGACGCGGGGCGGCGTCACTCTCGCCGTGATCGTGTCCAGCCAGCTGATGCTGGTCCTGGACACCACGATCGTGAACGTCGCGCTGCCCGACATCCAACGGGCGCTGCGCTTCTCACCCACCGACCTGGCCTGGGTGCTCAACGCCTACACACTCGCCTTCGGCGGCCTTCTCCTGCTGGGCGGCCGGGCCGGCGACATCCTTGGCCGACTGCGGGTCTTCCAGGCCGGCGTCCTGTTGTTCGCCGCCGCCTCGCTGGCCGGCGGCCTCGGAACCGAGTCATGGATGCTGATCGCCTGCCGCGTCGGCCAGGGCGTCGGCGCCGCCTGCGCGTCGCCGAACGCCCTGGCGCTGCTCACGGCGAACTTCCCCGAGGGCCCCCGCCGGACGAAGGCGCTCGCGGCCTGGGCCGCGGCCAACGGCGTCGGCGGGTCGATCGGCCTCATCCTCGGCGGGATGCTCACCACCTGGGTGTCCTGGCGCTGGGTCATGTTCATCAACGTCCCGATCGCGATCGGGGTCGCGGCGCTGGCGCCGAGGTTCGTCCGCGGCCCGACGCGCAGTCCCGGGCGGTTCGACGTCACCGGCGCGCTCACCGCGACCGTCGGCCTGGCCGCCCTGACGTACGGCTTCATCCGGGCGTCGTCCGACGGCTGGGACGATATTTGGACCCTGGCCGCGTTCGGACTCGCGGTCGTCGTGCTCACACTGTTTGTCGCCCACGAGGCCCGGACCGAGCAACCGGTGGTCCCGTTGCGGCTGGTGGCTGAACCCGCCCGAGCCCGGTCCTACTTCCTGCTCCTGCTGCTGCTCGGAAGCATGTTCAGCATGTTCTTCTTCACCACCCAGTTCCTCCAGGAGGTGCTTGGCTTCAGCGCCCTGCGGGCGGGTCTCGCGTTCCTTCCGCTCTCGGTCGGCCTCCTGGTCTCCGCGCAGCGGACGTCCACGCTGCTACCAAGACTCGGCGCGAAGCTGCTCATGCTCGCCGGTGCCGCGCTCTGCGGCGGCGGGATGGGCTGGCTCACCCAGCTCTCGGAGAACACGAGCTACGCGACCGGGATTCTCGGCCCGATGCTGCTGTTTGGTCTGGGGGTCGGCATGCTGATCGTGCCGCTCAACATCAGCGTGGTCGCCGGCGTCGACCCGAAGGGCGCCGGAGCGGCGTCGAGCATGATGGTCGTGACGCAGCAGGTCGGAGCCGCGCTCGGCCTCGCGGTACTGGTCACGGTCTACGGCGCCGCGAGCCGCGACGCCGCGAGAAACCCGCCAGCCGGCCTCGACCCGCGGGAACTGCACCACCACATCCTGGCGGGCGGCATGGCCGGCGCCTTCACCGTGGCGACGGGATTCGTCGCCGCCGTGTTCCTGACAGTGCTGCTGACCTGGCGAAACCATCAAGGCCAGCCATCGACGGAGATCCAGCCGTCCGAGGCCTCGCCGAGTCAGGCACCGGGCCCGGCGGCAGCCGACGACTGA
- a CDS encoding HIT family protein has translation MTGDLCVSCEIAEDATKASVVYEDDDVLAFMDYQPVTPGHLLVVPRAHAVRLVEHGLERALCER, from the coding sequence GTGACCGGCGACCTGTGCGTGTCCTGCGAGATCGCCGAGGACGCGACGAAGGCGAGCGTCGTCTACGAGGATGACGACGTGCTCGCGTTCATGGACTACCAGCCGGTGACACCGGGGCACCTGCTGGTCGTGCCGAGGGCACATGCTGTGAGGTTGGTGGAGCACGGTCTCGAACGCGCTTTGTGTGAGCGATGA
- a CDS encoding dihydrofolate reductase family protein yields MTRIIADISISLDGFVTGPDPGPDSGLGIGGEALHIWAFSDSADDRQILRESTSRSGAVILGRRLFDLVDGPKGWNDETGYGAGEVGKPAFVVVTSSPPESVRLSDLDWTFITTGLPDAVTAARVRAEAASSDSGQDLDVVLMGGGATIGSALDAGLVDMLTLHLAPVVLGAGTPLFTGAAPRTLVQRSVVSTSTATHLTYDVVR; encoded by the coding sequence ATGACCCGAATCATCGCGGACATCTCGATCTCCCTCGACGGCTTCGTCACCGGGCCCGACCCCGGACCGGACAGCGGTCTGGGCATCGGAGGGGAAGCCCTGCACATCTGGGCGTTCTCCGACAGCGCTGACGATCGACAGATCCTGCGCGAGTCGACGTCCCGTTCGGGCGCCGTCATCCTCGGGCGCCGGCTGTTCGACCTGGTCGACGGGCCGAAGGGTTGGAACGACGAGACCGGCTACGGCGCCGGCGAGGTCGGCAAGCCCGCGTTCGTCGTCGTGACGAGCTCGCCGCCGGAGTCGGTGCGGCTCTCCGATCTCGACTGGACGTTCATCACCACCGGCCTGCCCGACGCCGTCACCGCCGCGCGCGTGCGGGCGGAGGCGGCGTCGTCGGACAGCGGCCAGGATCTCGACGTCGTCCTCATGGGCGGCGGCGCCACGATCGGCTCGGCGCTCGACGCCGGGTTGGTCGACATGCTGACGCTGCACCTCGCGCCCGTGGTGCTGGGCGCCGGGACGCCGCTGTTCACCGGCGCGGCGCCGCGCACGCTGGTGCAGCGGAGTGTGGTCTCGACGTCGACCGCGACACACCTGACCTACGACGTCGTCAGATGA
- a CDS encoding DUF2089 domain-containing protein, with translation MDWQELTNLTRGQPFAVERVRLAGSGVAIEGEFELPQLAQLGVEDQVFVTAFVRCHGSIKEMERIFGVSYPTIKSRLNRITQMLDFVETDPAPSRADIIDRLRRSEITAQQALAALEGRG, from the coding sequence ATGGACTGGCAGGAACTCACGAACCTGACCCGGGGTCAGCCGTTCGCCGTCGAGCGGGTGCGCCTGGCTGGGAGCGGCGTCGCGATCGAGGGCGAGTTCGAGCTGCCGCAACTGGCTCAGCTGGGCGTCGAGGATCAGGTCTTCGTGACGGCGTTCGTGCGGTGTCACGGTTCCATCAAGGAGATGGAGCGGATCTTCGGGGTGAGCTACCCGACGATCAAGTCGCGACTGAACCGGATCACGCAGATGCTCGACTTCGTCGAGACCGATCCGGCGCCGTCGCGGGCCGACATCATCGATCGGTTGCGCCGCAGCGAGATCACCGCCCAGCAGGCATTGGCCGCACTGGAGGGTCGCGGATGA
- a CDS encoding SHOCT-like domain-containing protein, which yields MNEQRKDILDMLAEGKITAVEAEQLIAALERDQPPTASSLDTRPKGRAKYLRVVVNTLENGEPGRVNVRVPLQLLRAGVRLAALIPPQALGRANVELNKSGVPFDLTQLKPEQLEALVEHLDEMTVEVDQPDAKVRVFCE from the coding sequence ATGAACGAACAGCGCAAGGACATCCTCGACATGCTGGCCGAAGGAAAGATCACCGCGGTGGAGGCGGAGCAGCTCATCGCCGCGCTCGAACGGGACCAGCCGCCGACGGCGTCGAGTCTCGACACCCGGCCGAAGGGCAGGGCGAAGTACCTGCGGGTGGTGGTGAACACCCTGGAGAACGGCGAGCCGGGGCGGGTCAACGTGCGGGTGCCGCTGCAGCTGCTGCGGGCCGGCGTAAGGCTGGCGGCCCTGATCCCCCCACAGGCACTGGGTCGGGCGAACGTCGAACTGAACAAGTCGGGCGTGCCGTTCGACCTGACGCAGCTCAAGCCCGAACAGCTCGAGGCACTCGTGGAGCACCTCGACGAGATGACCGTGGAGGTCGACCAGCCCGATGCCAAGGTGCGTGTCTTCTGCGAGTAG
- a CDS encoding phosphotransferase enzyme family protein, which translates to MRSAGYGGVTAVLRSVFAPDALRVVVEEAYGLVVEGCMLLRSFVNDVYEVRSVGGRHVLKIYCHGRRSNAEVAWELEFVAHLAAAGVPVARIVPLVGGQLVGELAAPEGPRPFALSEHVDGCKPEEPFDGTLHRDFGRLVARLHTAGDSFRAVRPGRGFILERMLDEPLAAVLSALRDQPETRDVVRRVAARARRQIVEHADGLDRGPCHGDVSLDNIRLTSGGLVIYDFDLAGDGWRASDLTGVRATPFWDAFAAGYTEVRPLGPRDLAVLPWLAVAGTVANLRFHLVDKPRFRGTESVDEGWAARELASLQAIADDLI; encoded by the coding sequence GTGCGTAGTGCGGGATACGGGGGTGTGACGGCGGTGCTGCGTTCGGTGTTCGCGCCCGACGCGCTGCGAGTGGTCGTCGAGGAGGCCTACGGGCTGGTGGTCGAGGGATGCATGCTGTTGAGGTCGTTCGTGAACGACGTCTACGAGGTCCGTTCCGTGGGCGGGCGTCATGTGCTGAAGATTTACTGCCACGGCCGCCGGTCGAATGCCGAGGTGGCCTGGGAGCTGGAGTTCGTCGCTCATCTGGCGGCGGCCGGCGTTCCCGTGGCCAGGATCGTGCCGCTCGTGGGCGGCCAGCTCGTCGGTGAATTGGCCGCTCCGGAAGGCCCTCGACCGTTCGCGCTGTCCGAGCATGTCGACGGGTGTAAGCCCGAGGAGCCGTTCGACGGGACCCTCCACCGCGACTTCGGTCGGCTCGTTGCGCGGTTGCATACCGCTGGGGACTCGTTCCGCGCTGTTCGACCTGGCAGGGGGTTCATCCTGGAGCGGATGTTGGACGAGCCGCTGGCAGCCGTGCTTTCCGCGCTTCGCGACCAGCCAGAGACGCGGGATGTCGTTCGTCGGGTCGCGGCTCGGGCTCGGCGCCAGATCGTCGAGCATGCCGACGGTCTCGACCGTGGGCCCTGCCACGGCGACGTGTCGTTGGATAACATTCGTCTCACCAGCGGCGGTCTGGTCATTTATGATTTTGATCTCGCCGGTGATGGGTGGCGCGCGAGCGACCTGACCGGGGTGCGCGCCACGCCGTTCTGGGACGCGTTCGCCGCCGGATATACCGAGGTCCGCCCGCTCGGCCCGCGCGATCTGGCTGTCCTGCCCTGGCTCGCGGTCGCGGGTACGGTAGCCAACCTGCGGTTCCATCTCGTCGACAAGCCCCGGTTCCGCGGTACCGAGTCCGTCGACGAAGGCTGGGCCGCACGGGAGCTGGCCAGCCTTCAGGCGATCGCCGACGACCTGATCTGA